ttgctttttcttgtcgCCATCTGCACTTACTTGCGTTATATCAAGTATAATTACAGCACAGCAGTATAAGTGAGAGTGGCAGGGTGCCGAGATCCAAGCAGATAGAGGACAACATCTGCAATGGCCGTACAGACACCAAAACAAAGATTGGCTAATGCCAAGTTTAACAAGAATAACGAAAAGTACAGAAAGTATGgtaagaagaaggagaGCAAAACTGACAAAACCCCACCTATGATATCTAAAACTTGGTTGGGCATTCTTCTGTTTCTCCTCGTAGGTGGCGGTGTTTTGGAACTAATCAGCTATATCCTATGAAGCGGAAGCAAATTGCATATATAAGTATACATGGAAGCAATTACGTAAATAAATAAGCGATTTTTgaatagtaataataatagtaatagCGAGCATAAGTCAGTATTACCCGCATCGTCATTTATGGATGCGAAAATAAGAGAATGTAATTCAAGTGCTGTTGTGGTTTGCCGTACTAATAGTGTGAGCATATAGATGAATGTGAAGTAGAGCCTTGCTATTGTGCACAGAAAAGCTTCGTAGACACCATTTGTTTCTCTTAACTTTCTCGAGTAGGTTCTCTGCTTTTCTTTCGTACTTATCGTATGCTAAACCGCGCACTAAATAATAGGTATGGATTTTTAATTCACCCTAGGAGGTTTGTGCATTTAAAAGATAAATCCCTAGATGGAGCATCTGTATTgtcttcaaaaaagaaccaTACGTACGAtgttccaactgatgaTCCAAGCGGTATTCTCAATGCCTCGGACATTGATAGAATTAATaatttgccatttttcGATAACATCGGTGAGACAAAAGAGGCAAATACTAAGGAAGGGGTATTGTTGAGTGAAAAATTGGCCAATGTTAAAGAATTATTTGGAGGAGATCCCGAAAATCCTTCATTTATCAATTACAGATTTCCTAGAGATCTAGGAAATCCATATATTGATATTCAATTAAATCAgctaaagaaaaaaagattgtCCGTCACACAATTATGTACCACGCAGAATTGGTGCGAATTAAGAAACTTTTATGATTTTTATTCACAGAATTTGTCTAACCAACTACtgaatttaaaatttcaagtGCAAAAAGGTAAGAAGATCCATAAATCACTGGAGGACGAGACGCATCCTGAATTAAATCAGTATAATAGTTTTACCCACGATTTCCTTGCGCTGACAAAGTTATCTATGGACATTGATGGCGAAATGGATGCCTTGTTAGACAACTGGTTTAACTCTATCAATAGGTTAATCTCCTTATTCACCAGAGGCGATGGTCATGCAAGAGAAATAGTTTGTCATGGTTTCATCAACTTACAAGACGGTAAACTAATACAGCAGTTGCTGAACAATGATAGTaagacaaaagaaaatgttatAATATCAGGTATTATTGATCATTTAACTCTTAGAAACAAGCACAGTCATCAAGTAGAGAAAGGCATGGTTCATCTTGATACGGAACATCAAAGCTGGGGTAATGTTCTCGCTGAATTGCTACTAAACTTAAAACACCTGAAATCAAATAACGAGGTTCTTATCTCTGATATTAAGACAAGGTCAGTACCAAAAACCCCATCAATTGAATCCGTTATAGAATCATCTAAATTACAGACAATGTATTAcaagttcttctttttccaccTTAGTCAAGACATGACACAAACCTACCATAGCTTTTTAATTAACGCCCAGAGAAGAGGGCTCGATGTTGATGCGCCCATAAATCCTACAAAGATTTTGACTTTAATACTAACAAACCCGCTCTTTGCTAATGATGTGAAGAACCTCCTGTATGGGCAACCGATAAATCACGTTGCTTTCGATAGTGACACCAAAGGCTCTAATACATTCGATATGACGGCATTCAATGATTTACTAGACCGAGGTCCCACATCTTTCAACGTGCCAATcgaacaagaagaagatagcTCGGAGCCGACAAAATGCATATCTTTGCGAGATTATGAATATTTCTATACAAAGTGGAAGACTCCTCTaactttgaaatatttcgCGGCAAGATTATCACAGATCTATTATATCGTGGGCAACCTCGTTTCGAATGATTTAATGattgaatattattaccaTAACGATAACTTCCACAATATCATCTTCCCATACGATCCAGTAAAACTGGAAACCCATGCTCGTGATTCTGCAATGGTTTGGTTTGGTCATAGAGATATGCATCCAATTGAACCTACccaaaaaaacttcaacaCTTATTGTAAATTTTGTGATTACAGGCACGTTTGTTCctggaaaaataaaagtaaattGAAACTTGTTGATCTGggaaaagaattaaaaaaaatcattcttGAATCAAGTATGGAGTAATATAGCTGCTGTAACAATATTCATTCTAGTCAGTAAAACTTCGTTATTTTGTGAATAAACTGACGAATCCGAAGTACCTTCATCAGTTTATTTAAAGCATAAAGCACATGAATCCTTTGTGTATTTAAACCTCATAGCTGCATCCGCATGTTTTGGAAaatcccttttttttgcctgTTTGTAAGTGAGTCAGAATTCATATGACAATTTTgattaaaatatatatattcaacTTTTATCAAGAGCATTAGATATTCGATGCGGCCTTCTCCTTCATTGGAGCCGTATAACTGCATGTTAAATTAAATCCAAAGAGAAACATATATACacttaataatttcattgtttttggATAGAGCTCCTTGATAATCAGTTACAAAACAaattatatgtatattCAATGCCATTTAAAGAGTGTGCATCttcactttttcttgaaaatccTTATCGCTATAATTGTTCCTCTTTTATAACATCAATCAACCAATCTAAACCTTCAGTAATACCTTCACCTTTAATTGCACTTGAGGCTACAATAGACCAACTTCTGTCCTTCAATTCTACAAGGTTCAGTTCTTTGGAGACTTCGCTTGCACTTAATGCACCCGGTTGATCTTGTTTATTTGCGAAAACCAGCAGTGCCGCATCTTgcaattcttcttcctgTAACATTAAATGAAGTTCCTTAGAGGCTGTGGACATACGATCTTTATCAGTCGAATCAACCACAAAAATGACTGCGGCAGTATCTGCGTAATAACATCTCCAGTAGGGCCTGATACTCGTTTGACCACCGAGATCCCAAACGTTCaatttcaagtttttaTAACTTAGCGTCTCTACATTGAAACCGATGGTTGGCTTTGTAGTGACGACTTCACCAATTTGTAAACGGTATAAGATAGTGGTTTTACCTGCACCATCTAACCCCAAAATCAATATACGCAATTCTTTGTTTGAACCCCATAGTTTGTCAAACATCGAACTGAAAATGTTACCCATCTTGATCTAAAACTCACTTTACtagaaatttcttctttaatctctttttatttttcctctGGATTTTAAGACCTTATTATTCACCGTTTCGTAAATACAAACGAACGACACAATCCTGTCCTACTCAAATGTTTCAGGAACATTCTGGCTAATATTAATCGTCGTAAATCTAACTTTCATAGGCAAAACAGttttattcaaaatttcaaattgaaaGGACTTTGTTACCCGTCCTGATTAGCGCAGTTGGTTTTGTTATTGTCATAGAAAGTATTTAACCTGCTCTTCTCAAATATCCCATAGATGgcatttttaatattattagaGTGCATCAAAAGAAGTTTGCCTTTATCGTGGTGTAGTGCTAGAAGGCGGTATAAGAGCTAAACAACCCGTTTTGTATTTAAAATAGAAGGCCACCAATTATGGCTCACCCATTAACCAGGAAATTGCTAAAGGACTGGAAGTATTTTATGCGCCATCCTGAAAAGACCCAGGGCCTTTTTCATGTAAGGCCCCATGATTCAGACTTACATCTTTGGCATGTAGTAATGTACGAGCCCAGGACTTCTTTGGAAGTTTATTTACTGCTTTATATTGGTGGAAATGACCAGGACCCATATATTATCATGAAATGTCTGTCTCCGAATTCTTGCTTTCCAATCAACAGGACAGTTTCGATGACACACTTAAACTATCTTCTATCGAAAGACTTGGGATTGCAGGATTTACTTTCCCATATATGGCAACCactttttcatattcaaGCAACAGAAGACTTACAGTATTCACCCTCAATGGTAAAATTCAACAAGGCGTGGAATAGAATTATTTACAAGGACTTTAAATCTTACTTCCCAGAACTGATAGGTACTCTGCAACCAGGTGACTATTCTATAGTAAAGAGTTATTCCAAGAACCTTAATATCAGCAATAGTAATAGTAACAGTGTTAATGAATTTATGTCGTTTTACAACTCTCAAAGTCACAACTTTCATGTACAagacaacaacaaaaatcCTTATATTAACAACAGCATAGGAAAGACTGGTATATCGTCTACTCttaataataacaacaataacaaaaagACACATGACTACAATACTATCGACTTCATGACCAGAAATCTACTTGCATGTGATGATGACAGTATTCATCCGGTAGTAAGCTCTAAAAGGTCGAGAACATCGACATGTCCAGACGAAATAAACGAGAATCGCAGTAATGAGCATTACacaaagaggaaaagaatcTAAGGGGTATAATATCTACAGGAGAgtagaatttttcttcttttatcgAGATTTTTTGCATGGACATTTGTCACagtatatatttttattcagGTATATAAATCCATTCCTTCTCACAAAAGAAGGCCTAATATTATAGGAAAACGGCATCAAAAACTTTCtgtatttatttttttaacagCCGAACGCTCCTTAGAATGACTCAGAATGGTCTTTATCATCTCGTTACCAATGAGATTAGCCTCTGGAAGCATTGGTTcaaaaaacttttgaacACTCTGAAATTgctttttgtatatatCAAAATTAGCAAAAGATACAACCGAACTCCATTCTCTAGCCGAAATAACAAATTCTAGATCATCTTTTATGAATGACTTGTCATGAAGAGCTGCATCGATTGTCTGCTCCAATAGACCAGGTTTTAAAAACAGATATTCGGACACACCCAAAAAGATTCTGAATAAAGGCGTCGAACAAATCATGTGGTCATATGGATCAATACCAAGTTGAAACCACGAATCAACAATCGCTAACAATGATAAATGCGAATTCGGCACTGGCTTGGAATTGGTGCTGTCACCAACGCTGTTTTTGGATAGCGAATACTTCTCCAGGATTGTATCATCTAGCAGTAAGAGACCGGTATGTTTTCCAAATACAAACTGCTTAGCTCTTAATAACCTATCAGTAAgttcttgttctttgtTATCTATCATTAAACTAAATAGTTCCGTTGCACTTGTGGCATATTGAAGGATTTGCTGGTGTGCACTTGGGTTTGTTATGGCTAATCCTGCGTAAACATGCCACTTGTTGGAATATATTCTTAATGATATATTAACTTTCACATTTTCTAGCCCGCCGTACCATTTGTTTACACCCAGAGTCCAAGGATaaatctttatttttgccCACGCAGAACCCATACTCAAGAAGGCAGCATGCGTCACGGCTTGTGTATCAGCAGTAATCTTGTCATGCTCTTCATATGTCAAATAAACTTGCTTACTCTTTAAACATGACATCACAGAATTAACGAACTCAAAAGACTCAGGATACTGTGATCTATAATTGATAATAACTAACGGTTGTCCTTCAGTATTAACCTTGGGTCCATGAAGAGAATGAACGGTAATAATATCACAATCCTTGGGTAAATATTGTTCGAAAGCCTCGATTTCAGGCAGCTTACAACTCGTTTGACCCCCCACAATTGTTCCAACTTTAGAAGATGGTCCATACATTGCGACAATTTTACTAATATTGGATGCCTCAACACTATAGATAATATAGTCACTTTTTCTGGACACTAAATGTCCATTTTTCACTAGTTCgaatttggaagaagcatatttttctttcagttCGTCATAATATTCTTCTCTATCACAACATATTACTTTCCATCCAGCATCTGTAAATTTATTGGCGTATAATAGGCCCATATCACCTAGACCAATTATACCAATGACTTTTGTGGCTTTCCATTGCTCGATCTTATCCTCCGGTaccatatttttcaaatggatATGGAGTCGTCCTTCCTTCGAGGGCTTTGATGTTCTTGTTACTTAGAAAACTTTTCTCgatttgaaatattctaGTATCACCTTCTTCGAAgcttattttcattaaaggcctcaaaaaaaaataaaaaatgacacATAGCTGAAGTTCTAAACTTCATACACTGATAACGCTATTTAAGTAAAACTAACAGTaattaatatttttgataaaatattaGCCATAGATAGTATAcaacaaaaggaaagcgaaaaaagaaagacatGCTATACATAAATACGGACCTCTACACCGCTTAGAGTCCTTTTTTTAAGTCGGGtttctttatcatcatcttcaacatCGCTTTTGATCTCGATATCTGCTTGTTCTTCAGTTATTACTTCATCAATAACTTCTATAGTTTTGGTGAAAACctctattttcttgttcttttgaTCTTGGAAATGGCAACCTAATGCCAGTGTCTTTTCTACAGCTTTGCCCATACCCAAAACGGTAACATAGGATGATCCGTGCCTACGGACACTTTCGAGAAACTTATTAATTCTTTTCAGCGCACTAACATATGGTGTTGTCGACTTAACGAAGATTGTTGTATGTATCTGCTTATGTGTTAGGGTCTTCAACGATGAATGCTTCCTTACTCGTTTAGTAGGATAGATTTTGGTATTCTCCTTGAGTGCCATCTTAGATGCAGACTTCACTTTCCCCTTCTCTATCCTTCAATCTTGTTGTTTATTTATGAATAATGAAGTAGCTCTCTACAAAGAGTAAAATTAAACAATTAGTCGAACGATCaattgcaagaaaaaaaatgaaaaaaaggcattttttggaaatgacATGAAAAAGACCATTTAAGTATGACCCATGGTGATCCAACCCCATTATATTAAGTTGTTTGAGATCTTCACTAATTTaatctgaaaattttggacATTATTGTTGccatttttcatattcaatTCAACAGCCTGGTATGGaagtaaagaaattatCTCCGAAACAGTACCCTTTTATGCTTCTTTTCAAGAGTTACTGGAACATCAACTTCAAGGCCAAACAGAATTGATGAAGCAAGTACAATCACTTGAAGTTGcttcttattttctctttttcttctattgaTTTTTGGTTTCGTCTAGTTGACATCGTTTTGCTAACTTTAGGGAAAGAAATGGACACAAATTCTAAAGCCAAAGTGCAGagtgaaaataaaaaggtCAAGGCGAAGTTTATACATAATCATGGGCAAAAGCCCTCTCTTATCCAAATCACACCCCCAATGATATCTAGCACTCTGTTCCACGCATATCCATTATTGCTACTATTCGACAATGCGCTAGCGAATATAATGTGGCTATCCGACGATAAATGTTTGACGTTCATTTATTTAACTAGCATATGGCTGACCAtaagtttttttatccCCATTGAAATAGAGGTGAGTTATGTTCAGCCATTTACTGAGATTTTTAGACTCTGGTTAGGCATTATAAGCGGGgcattcctttttttatcgtTCATGTATTACGTTGTTTCATTAATAACTTCATTAAGAGACACCGAGCCTCCTACGTTGGATGAGATTGTGGTGCTATTAGAGTCCGTGTTGGGCAAACTAGAGGTACTAAGAAACGAGCTAAACATTTGGAAAAAACTGAAGTTTTCATTTAATGGCGTCAATGAGAAGTGTTCCAACAAGAGGTTATTTTGCAGATTATTCCTATTGGGtacaatttttcaaattattaTCATGAGATACATATCACCAGGAGCTTATACtagattttttattatcgCTGGCTTGGTGTACCACACGACTAGTTTTCAGGCTACCTTAAGATTACTTTGGAGATTTACTCCTGTTAGAAATTTCTATTATTTGGGGatcaaaagtttcaaaatttcgaATTTGTTACCAAATCATTTAAACATGAAacatatcattattttatctCAAGAGGGAGCGATCACGGTGCCACTGGTAGAGGTGTTACCTAGATTACTCCAAGGCAAGGAGGGTGAAGACCACATCCACATTCTACAGCTTTTGCTtaatgagaaaaaagataacTTTGACAATCAAGACCTAAAAATATtagaaattgaaatacACGAAAATCAGAGAAGGTGGTATCAAAGTAAAAATTGGAGTACAAACTTGCTGCCCTATGAAAGGCAAAATTACTCCATAGAAGTTAAGAATACTGAAGGAACATTAACCATGAAAAGTTGTTTGCCAACCCATAAGcttggtgaagaagaattaccCGATAATTGGCATTGGATTAATGACGTCTGGGACGGAACTGATTGGGTATATTCTGATTCAGCATGGAGAGAAATTGGACAATACAGTTCCTCAGAAAGTTTTACCAGGTCAAGGAAATGGAAACGACGCCTCTTTCACCTGTAATAATATAGCTATAAGTCTCTAAACTGCAAAAATAATCGACTGCTTGACATTATCATTATATCGGGAATTTTCCCATATGTTGAAGcatatgaaaataaaaaacttgATAAGGTGGTGTGTAATTGTGTATGTTGTCATAAATTTCATGAAATTCTTATAACGGTTTACGTAGAAAgatttatcatttttataataaaaGATAGAATATAGGAGCAATGTATAAAGGCATATAATGAAGTACTGGTAATTCATTcaagaaacaaataaagGAATAAACAATTCAATACAAAGATTTTTTCGATTAATCAAGGTCCAtgttttcatcattgtcatcatcgttATCATCACTTGCAGCTTGTGCTCTTCTTTGTCCGGCCAATTTTTCAGCGATATCATTCGTTTTGGAAGTTTCTTGATTCGCTCTCAGTGCctgtcttttttcttcctccttcGCTACATACCTAGCTCTAATAACGTTCCCTAATGATGCCAATTCCTCATATTTAGCAATGTATTTCGCCTTGGTAGAATCGTCGCCATCCCCGTATAACCAATTTTCGGTGCTGGCCAAcatgtttttcaatttctgtttttctGCATCAGATGCAAAATCAGAGTACTCATTATCGAGCTTGGCACGAAGAGTATAAATGTACTCTTCAAGAGCATTTTTGCGATCCTCGGTTTCAGCAACCAGCTTATCCTGGTTTGttaattcattttctttttcaattagATCATTCAATTCAACTGGGTTCAGCGCAAATGTTTCCGCAGTCATACCTAGCATGTCCTTCTTAACCGTTTTAGTAACTTCCTTGAATTGAGGCTCAGCGTCCTCTGGTGCGTCTTCAGGTAAAGGTACTGGTTCTTGAACTGTAATATCTTCCATTGTGTAAGCGTTCTCGATAATGTGCAAGCCAGAAGGATCACATCTTAGCTTAACTTTTACAGGAACAAAATCTTTACCTTTAGGAACACTGACACCAGTGAATCTCCATTTAGCAATAGTTGCGGAAGAACCTTTTGGTAGTTTTGAAGGATCAGTGTATATCGCTTTCATGTGAAAGTCGCCTGTACGATGTAAAGTGATTAGTTTCGTTGATGGATATGAGGAATTAGCAGGGAAAACTTCCAAGTGATCCTCGTCGTCAACCTGCTTATCCCAAGTGTAGGACACTGAATATGGATCAAtatcttcaaatttaaatGGTCTGACCCTTAAAGTTGGCGAGTGAATGGCGCATATGAAAGCAGCTCCCTTAGCAACAGCTTCATCTTGGTTTAGAGTAGATGATAAAGGTTTACCGAAAGCATCAGATACTGACTTCTTTAAAACTGGGATACGTGTTGTACCGCCAATTATTTCTACAAAGTCAATATCATTGACGCTTAATTTAGCTTGAGTCAAGGCATTAGAAATCGGATACGTCACACGTTTCAACAGAGGTTTTACTAATTCTTCTAGTTCTTCGCGACTCAACTGAGAAGAAACATCAATGTCGTCCATAACAGATTCAACGGAGAAAGGAGCAGTAGAGTTCGCGGAGAGTacctttttcaacttttcagCAGCGATTAAAATCCTGTTGTAAGCTTTCGGATTTTTCCTAATGTCAATCTTGTACTTATCCTTAAATTGATCAGCGAAATGTTCAGTGATTGCACGATCGAAATTTCTACCACCAAAGTGCTTGTCATAAGCAGTACCTAATACTTTCATTTCGCCTTTGCGGAAAGCCATAATAGAACAGGTATAAGTAGAATGCCCAATGTCCACCAAGCCAATTATTCTCGGCTTTTCTTCAGGACCAGGCAGATCATCTTTGAAGACACCATACGAAACAGCTGCCGCAGTGACATCATTGACAATCCTTACAGGATTCAATCCTGCAATTCTAGCGGCATCAGCTATGTTATAACGTTGTTCTTCGGAATACCATACGGGCACCGCAAGACAGACATCAGTGATTGATGACTTCGTTTCCTGTTGAACAGTGTGCTTAACTTTATCGATGAACATAGCAGTTAGTTGAGTAGCTGAAAATATGTGTGTTTTACCGCCGAACTTGACTTCAGCACCAActttaccatttttcaGTTGTACTAATTTTGAAGTAAAGAATTTGTTCTCGATATCGAACTCAGGGTCTTTGAACTTCAGACCAATGATccttttcaagttttcCACAGTATTTTTAACATTGGACGTTTGCTTAGTTTTACCAGATTCACCTAAATACCTATTTCTAGGGCCAAAGCCGACCAGGGATGGCGTAGATCTGTTAGAAACTTCATTGACAACGACGTCAATACCTCTATTCCTGGCAACTGCCAGTACTGAGTTATTGTTGCCTAAATCTAAGCCGAATGGAGTGCTCATCTTATTAACTCTTTGGTTACGTCTGTTACAGgctaagaaaaaaaaaaaaaagtttttaagGATATTTCCAAAACCAATCTAAGGTTCCATAAAATCGAAATCCTCAAATGGTTGAGATCTTTGGTTTGAATGAAAAGTACCCTAATATATACCAAATTACGAAAGTGACTCCCAGTTATTGTTCCTTAAAGTTTATCGTATGAAGTGACTTTTAAAAGGGACGTTCTGGAAACGTCTACAATTTTAAAAGATGATTTACATAgttttaaaataaaaagactCAATTTTACCTTCCGTGcattcttattttttctatctAAAACCTCAGATCTTGCGGACACTGTCTTAGCCGCTTTCCTGAAGGATCATTACTAATGTTTGCCAACCAGCCGAGGAGACAAGCTTCAGTAGTGATTCTTCCCATCCAGTTTTCACAGCAGACTCTATTAATAATTTCCATTCGTCTGGAGAGAGTATCTGTAGGGAATTTAGATATAGTAGCAAGTGAAAGttcgaaattttttcatgtAAAAGATTGAAATCCCCACTTGAAGCCACATGAAataaatacttttttaattcttgatAATCTTGAGATTGCCCCATAGCTTGTCGATTGCTCCATGGAAATCCGATGGATGTAATGAATTTCGAATTTGTTTCCGCATCGCTATTAGGGAACCCATGGGTCAGCGTCACTAAAAGGTAGTCTACTGGAAATGCAGGCTTGGCATTTTCCTTTACTGTTATGCCATATTCATTTGACTTCATGTAAAATATTTCGGGTACATATCTTTCATCGGTAGTATCGTTAATGTATGCCATTGAAGGAAAGGTGGACCCGCAGATCATATCTGCAGTTACCAATGCTTCAGCTTCTGTGGACACTTGGTAGCTCGAAATATCAATTTCACCTTCCAAATTACCAGATATGACGCAAGTGACAAacttggaagaaaaaaatccttgTTCGCTATACCTACTTATATTAGGATGTCTTGATTGATGCCTAGCGGCCATGATAACTTCTAatgatgaaagaaaaaatgaatccTTATGTCTTTTACAAAAAACAGACCCATCGCCAGCTCCTGCATCAGATAAGTCTGTGAATATTAGGCCAATACGTGAAAGCCCCATTTCCTGAGCCTGTTTATCAATTTGTAGCATTTCACTCTTAACCTGTTCGACGTCCATGGTCAAACCGTCTTGCTCATCATGTTGAGGGGGTTCGTATATTGCCTCGACAACGGCCTTTATACCTAGAGGTGTGTTATCATATTTGGAGTAGGACCCGTACATATAGCCATATCTTTGCATACCTGTGTACCTCCATGCCTGAATAAATTCATTGATTATTTCACTTTTCTGAAATTCGACGTGATCAACCATTCTAAATTCTTGCTGTTGTAACGTAATTGCTGACGGTTGACATTTAGAACAAATTCCCCGAGGCCATGGTTCGTGGCCATTATGACAACGCTTATTGATTCTGAAATCTGGTTCAGTGAGGGGGGCAATGTAAGAGCTGCCGTTCTCTTTCTTAttagcattttcatttaatttcttcagaTATGAATGAAACGATATATGTTTGATCTTGTTTTTCTCATGATACTCTTTGTCCCAAGGGGGTAAAGGCGAGCAGTATTCGCACATACCCCTATCACCATGCTTGCACAATTTCGATTTTTGGCGAGGAATTAAGCCGTCTTCTTTCTCTAGTTCCTCATCTACACCAAGTTCTCTGATCTTTAGCGGACCACATTCGTGTTGACGCTTGTTCTTGTTGCCAATGTCTACGGATCCGATTCCAACATCGACATCATCTTTCTCATTAGCGGACTTGTTCGAATAGTTGAGGAGCAGCATGTCACCGTGCTTTAACCCTAAATCCGCCACTGTTCGATTAACCAGTTCGGAAACGGCATGAGTACCTTGACCGGGCTTCTCACAAACAGTGAATGTATCGACATCGGCATCGGGATCCAGATTACCCAACAACTTTTCAATTACTGTTCCGAAAAGGTCGTTTTCTTGGCAAGAAACTCTGTGTGTAccattttttgttctaAATCTGATAAGCATACTTTCTTTAGGTGAGAATCGGTGTATTTCAGCAgtttagaaaaattttcttcacaCTGCTATCCTATTTGCCACTCTTCCATCCTGTTTAATGAGGGCGTTCCTTAAATGGGTAAACGCAATCTCATTACCCGCCGAGATACGTCAAAAGTTTTAGGGACACGTCTAAAAGTT
The nucleotide sequence above comes from Saccharomyces paradoxus chromosome II, complete sequence. Encoded proteins:
- the TYR1 gene encoding prephenate dehydrogenase (NADP(+)) (Prephenate dehydrogenase involved in tyrosine biosynthesis~similar to YBR166C) encodes the protein MVPEDKIEQWKATKVIGIIGLGDMGLLYANKFTDAGWKVICCDREEYYDELKEKYASSKFELVKNGHLVSRKSDYIIYSVEASNISKIVAMYGPSSKVGTIVGGQTSCKLPEIEAFEQYLPKDCDIITVHSLHGPKVNTEGQPLVIINYRSQYPESFEFVNSVMSCLKSKQVYLTYEEHDKITADTQAVTHAAFLSMGSAWAKIKIYPWTLGVNKWYGGLENVKVNISLRIYSNKWHVYAGLAITNPSAHQQILQYATSATELFSLMIDNKEQELTDRLLRAKQFVFGKHTGLLLLDDTILEKYSLSKNSVGDSTNSKPVPNSHLSLLAIVDSWFQLGIDPYDHMICSTPLFRIFLGVSEYLFLKPGLLEQTIDAALHDKSFIKDDLEFVISAREWSSVVSFANFDIYKKQFQSVQKFFEPMLPEANLIGNEMIKTILSHSKERSAVKKINTESF
- the EXO5 gene encoding Exo5p (Mitochondrial 5'-3' exonuclease and sliding exonuclease~similar to YBR163W), with translation MLNRALNNRYGFLIHPRRFVHLKDKSLDGASVLSSKKNHTYDVPTDDPSGILNASDIDRINNLPFFDNIGETKEANTKEGVLLSEKLANVKELFGGDPENPSFINYRFPRDLGNPYIDIQLNQLKKKRLSVTQLCTTQNWCELRNFYDFYSQNLSNQLLNLKFQVQKGKKIHKSLEDETHPELNQYNSFTHDFLALTKLSMDIDGEMDALLDNWFNSINRLISLFTRGDGHAREIVCHGFINLQDGKLIQQLLNNDSKTKENVIISGIIDHLTLRNKHSHQVEKGMVHLDTEHQSWGNVLAELLLNLKHLKSNNEVLISDIKTRSVPKTPSIESVIESSKLQTMYYKFFFFHLSQDMTQTYHSFLINAQRRGLDVDAPINPTKILTLILTNPLFANDVKNLLYGQPINHVAFDSDTKGSNTFDMTAFNDLLDRGPTSFNVPIEQEEDSSEPTKCISLRDYEYFYTKWKTPLTLKYFAARLSQIYYIVGNLVSNDLMIEYYYHNDNFHNIIFPYDPVKLETHARDSAMVWFGHRDMHPIEPTQKNFNTYCKFCDYRHVCSWKNKSKLKLVDLGKELKKIILESSME
- the ARL1 gene encoding Arf family GTPase ARL1 (Soluble GTPase with a role in regulation of membrane traffic~similar to YBR164C), whose amino-acid sequence is MGNIFSSMFDKLWGSNKELRILILGLDGAGKTTILYRLQIGEVVTTKPTIGFNVETLSYKNLKLNVWDLGGQTSIRPYWRCYYADTAAVIFVVDSTDKDRMSTASKELHLMLQEEELQDAALLVFANKQDQPGALSASEVSKELNLVELKDRSWSIVASSAIKGEGITEGLDWLIDVIKEEQL
- the POP7 gene encoding ribonuclease P/MRP protein subunit POP7 (Subunit of both RNase MRP and nuclear RNase P~similar to YBR167C), whose product is MALKENTKIYPTKRVRKHSSLKTLTHKQIHTTIFVKSTTPYVSALKRINKFLESVRRHGSSYVTVLGMGKAVEKTLALGCHFQDQKNKKIEVFTKTIEVIDEVITEEQADIEIKSDVEDDDKETRLKKRTLSGVEVRIYV
- the YSY6 gene encoding Ysy6p (similar to YBR162W), producing MAVQTPKQRLANAKFNKNNEKYRKYGKKKESKTDKTPPMISKTWLGILLFLLVGGGVLELISYIL
- the UBS1 gene encoding Ubs1p (Ubiquitin-conjugating enzyme suppressor that regulates Cdc34p~similar to YBR165W), whose amino-acid sequence is MAHPLTRKLLKDWKYFMRHPEKTQGLFHVRPHDSDLHLWHVVMYEPRTSLEVYLLLYIGGNDQDPYIIMKCLSPNSCFPINRTVSMTHLNYLLSKDLGLQDLLSHIWQPLFHIQATEDLQYSPSMVKFNKAWNRIIYKDFKSYFPELIGTLQPGDYSIVKSYSKNLNISNSNSNSVNEFMSFYNSQSHNFHVQDNNKNPYINNSIGKTGISSTLNNNNNNKKTHDYNTIDFMTRNLLACDDDSIHPVVSSKRSRTSTCPDEINENRSNEHYTKRKRI